Proteins from one Xenopus tropicalis strain Nigerian chromosome 1, UCB_Xtro_10.0, whole genome shotgun sequence genomic window:
- the rita1 gene encoding RBPJ-interacting and tubulin-associated protein 1, which yields MSLDLSITGHRTALPQRKSRSAYRFKAANSYVDETLFGTSGVRVDQTVKWNTAPPCQTPLLWSPGEIQNNKNTLSCRPKSTPPGTPRKKIQYRVKSRTPSYCDESLFGGKVEECTWDAPWVKKEDTIKIRPLLWCPSPRPVQQSSAQTAKQGPLRAVHPPEISDSSLGTYKGLGTFWKPPENDSDSGGYSPSPFSARQSTPERETVRSASCSGRVTGRRASVKKQERPPWK from the exons ATGTCTCTGGATCTCTCTATAACTGGGCATCGCACTGCACTTCCACAGCGCAAAAGCAGAAGCGCTTACCGGTTCAAAGCTGCCAACTCCTATGTTGACGAGACTCTGTTTGGTACCTCTGGGGTAAGAGTGGATCAAACTGTAAAGTGGAACACTGCACCACCTTGTCAGACACCCCTTCTGTGGAGCCCAGGAGaaatacaaaacaacaaaaacaccTTAAGCTGTAGGCCTAAAAGCACTCCACCAGGGACTCCCAGGAAAAAGATTCAGTACAG GGTGAAGAGCCGCACTCCTTCATATTGTGATGAATCTTTGTTTGGCGGAAAGGTGGAGGAATGCACCTGGGATGCGCCTTGGGTAAAAAAAGAAGACACTATCAAAATCCGCCCCCTTCTCTGGTGTCCTTCACCACGACCAGTCCAACAAAGTTCAGCACAGACTGCTAAGCAAGGTCCTTTGCGAGCTGTGCATCCTCCTGAAATCTCAGACAGTTCCCTCGGAACTTACAAGGGACTTGGAACCTTTTGGAAACCACCTGAGAATGATTCGGACTCTGGTGGCTATTCCCCATCTCCATTCAGTGCAAGACAAAGCACCCCTGAGAGAGAGACTGTGCGATCAGCAAGCTGTTCTGGCAGGGTGACGGGCAGAAGAGCCTCAGTTAAAAAACAGGAGAGACCTCCATGGAAATGA